A segment of the Streptomyces pactum genome:
ACGTCGTTCCACCCGGAGCTGACGGGCGACCACCGCGTGCACCGCCTCTTCGCCGACATGGTGCGCGCGAAGGGGGCGGCGGAGTCCTTGTAGGATTCCTGCGTTCGTTCAAAGACGGGTTACGCGAAGGAGACAGGCAGATGTCCGGCCACTCTAAATGGGCCACGACGAAGCACAAGAAGGCCGTCATCGACGCCAAGCGCGGCAAGCTCTTCGCGAAGCTGATCAAGAACATCGAGGTCGCGGCCCGCATGGGCGGCGTCGACATCGAGGGCAACCCGACGCTGTACGACGCCATCCAGAAGGCGAAGAAGCAGTCGGTCCCGAACAAGAACATCGACTCCGCGGTCAAGCGGGGCGGTGGCCTCGAGGCCGGCGGCGCCGACTACGAGACGATCATGTACGAGGGTTACGGCCCGAACGGTGTCGCGGTCCTCATCGAGTGCCTCACCGACAACCGCAACCGCGCCGCCTCCGACGTCCGTGTCGCCATGACCCGCAACGGCGGCTCCATGGCCGACCCGGGCTCGGTGTCGTACCTGTTCAACCGCAAGGGCGTCGTGATCGTGCCCAAGGGCGAGCTGGGCGAGGACGACGTCCTGGCCGCCGTCCTGGACGCGGGCGCCGAGGAGGTCAACGACCTCGGCGAGAACTTCGAGGTCCTCAGCGAGGCCACCGACCTGGTCGCGGTCCGCACCGCCCTCCAGGACGCCGGCATCGACTACGAGTCCGCCGACGCGAACTTCGTCCCGACCATGCAGGTCGAGCTGGACGAGGAGGGCGCCCGGAAGATCTTCAAGCTGATCGACGCCCTCGAGGACAGCGACGACGTGCAGAACGTCTTCGCCAACTTCGACGTGAGCGACGAGGTCATGGAGAAGGTCGACGCGTAGCGCCGCCGCGCGCGACGATCCCGGCGGGCCGGAGGGACACGTCCCCCGGTCCGCCGTCGTTGTCGGTGGCACCCGATAGCCTGCACAAACAGGTGATCGATGTGAGGGGGCCGTGCGTTGCGCGTACTGGGGGTGGACCCGGGACTGACCCGTTGCGGGATCGGGGTCGTCGAAGGCGTCGCCGGCCGGCCGCTCACCATGATCGGCGTCGGTGTCGTCCGCACGTCCGCGGACGCCGATCTCGGCCACCGCCTGGTCGCCGTCGAGCAGGGCATCGAGCGGTGGCTGGACGAGCACCGGCCGGAGTACGTCGCCGTGGAGCGGGTCTTCAGCCAGCACAACGTCCGTACGGTCATGGGCACCGCCCAGGCCAGCGCCGTCGCCATCCTGTGCGCCTCCCGCCGCGGCATCCCCGTGGCCCTGCACACCCCCAGCGAGGTCAAGGCCGCCGTCACCGGCAGCGGACGCGCCGACAAGGCGCAGGTCGGTGCCATGGTCACCCGCCTGCTGCGGCTCGCCGCGCCCCCCAAGCCCGCCGATGCCGCCGACGCCCTCGCGCTCGCCATCTGCCACATCTGGCGCGCCCCCGCGCAGAACCGGCTCCAGCAGGCCGTGGCCCTGCACGCCTCGAAAGCGCCGAAGACCCCGAAGACCCCGGCATCCCCGCCCGCAACGAAAGGCCGTACGGCATGATCGCCTTCGTCAGCGGCACGGTCGCCGCCCTCGCCCCCGACACCGCGGTGGTCGAGGTCGGCGGCGTCGGCATGGCCGTCCAGTGCACGCCGAACACGCTGTCGACGCTCCGCCTCGGCAAGCCCGCCAAGCTCGCCACCTCCCTCGTCGTCCGTGAGGACTCCCTCACCCTGTACGGCTTCGCCGACGCCGACGAGCGCCAGGTCTTCGAGCTGCTCCAGACGGCCAGCGGCGTCGGCCCGCGCCTGGCCCAGGCGATGCTCGCCGTGCACAGCCCCGACGCCCTGCGCAGAGCCGTATCCACCGGCGACGAGAAGGCGCTCACCGCCGTCCCCGGCATCGGCAAGAAGGGCGCGCAGAAGCTGCTCCTGGAACTGAAGGACCGCCTCGGCGAGCCGATCGGGGCCCCCGCCGTCGGCGCGCCGGTCAGCACCGGCTGGCGCGACCAGCTCCACGCGGCCCTGATCGGCCTCGGGTACGCGACCCGCGAGGCCGACGAGGCCGTCTCCGCCGTGGCGCCCCAGGCGGAAGCCGCCCAGGGCACGCCCCAGGTGGGGCAACTGCTGAAGGCGGCCCTGCAGACCCTGAACCGCGCCCGTTGAACCGCCATCCCCGACCCCTGAGGCACACACCGACATGAACTGGGACGACACGACCGACGCCGACGCCCCCGCCGAGCGGCTCGTCGGTGCGTCCGCCGACGGCGAGGACCAGGCCGTGGAGGCCGCCCTGCGCCCCAAGGACCTGGGCGAGTTCATCGGCCAGGAAAAGGTCCGCGAGCAGCTCGACCTCGTGCTGCGCGCCGCACGCGCGCGGGGGGCGACCGCCGACCACGTACTGCTCTCCGGCGCTCCCGGCCTCGGCAAGACCACCCTCTCGATGATCATCGCGGCCGAGATGGAAGCCCCCATCCGCATCACCTCCGGCCCCGCCATCCAGCACGCCGGCGACCTCGCGGCGATCCTCTCCTCCCTCCAGGAGGGCGAGGTCCTCTTCCTCGACGAGATCCACCGCATGTCGCGGCCCGCCGAGGAGATGCTCTACATGGCGATGGAGGACTTCCGCGTCGACGTCATCGTCGGCAAGGGCCCGGGCGCCACCGCCATCCCCCTGGAACTGCCGCCCTTCACCCTGGTCGGCGCCACCACGCGCGCGGGACTGCTGCCGCCCCCGCTGCGCGACCGCTTCGGCTTCACCGCGC
Coding sequences within it:
- a CDS encoding YebC/PmpR family DNA-binding transcriptional regulator, whose product is MSGHSKWATTKHKKAVIDAKRGKLFAKLIKNIEVAARMGGVDIEGNPTLYDAIQKAKKQSVPNKNIDSAVKRGGGLEAGGADYETIMYEGYGPNGVAVLIECLTDNRNRAASDVRVAMTRNGGSMADPGSVSYLFNRKGVVIVPKGELGEDDVLAAVLDAGAEEVNDLGENFEVLSEATDLVAVRTALQDAGIDYESADANFVPTMQVELDEEGARKIFKLIDALEDSDDVQNVFANFDVSDEVMEKVDA
- the ruvC gene encoding crossover junction endodeoxyribonuclease RuvC — encoded protein: MRVLGVDPGLTRCGIGVVEGVAGRPLTMIGVGVVRTSADADLGHRLVAVEQGIERWLDEHRPEYVAVERVFSQHNVRTVMGTAQASAVAILCASRRGIPVALHTPSEVKAAVTGSGRADKAQVGAMVTRLLRLAAPPKPADAADALALAICHIWRAPAQNRLQQAVALHASKAPKTPKTPASPPATKGRTA
- the ruvA gene encoding Holliday junction branch migration protein RuvA, whose amino-acid sequence is MIAFVSGTVAALAPDTAVVEVGGVGMAVQCTPNTLSTLRLGKPAKLATSLVVREDSLTLYGFADADERQVFELLQTASGVGPRLAQAMLAVHSPDALRRAVSTGDEKALTAVPGIGKKGAQKLLLELKDRLGEPIGAPAVGAPVSTGWRDQLHAALIGLGYATREADEAVSAVAPQAEAAQGTPQVGQLLKAALQTLNRAR
- the ruvB gene encoding Holliday junction branch migration DNA helicase RuvB, with product MNWDDTTDADAPAERLVGASADGEDQAVEAALRPKDLGEFIGQEKVREQLDLVLRAARARGATADHVLLSGAPGLGKTTLSMIIAAEMEAPIRITSGPAIQHAGDLAAILSSLQEGEVLFLDEIHRMSRPAEEMLYMAMEDFRVDVIVGKGPGATAIPLELPPFTLVGATTRAGLLPPPLRDRFGFTAHMEFYGPAELERVIHRSAGLLDVEIDTAGAAEIAGRSRGTPRIANRLLRRVRDYAQVKADGLVTQEIAAAALAVYEVDARGLDRLDRGVLEALLKLFGGGPVGLSTLAVAVGEERETVEEVAEPFLVREGLLARTPRGRVATPAAWAHLGLTPPRSQGSGNGQQDLFGA